In Patagioenas fasciata isolate bPatFas1 chromosome 18, bPatFas1.hap1, whole genome shotgun sequence, a genomic segment contains:
- the DGKE gene encoding diacylglycerol kinase epsilon — MEGTGSRSDNPSSVVADWSLVFWTLCAVILPVLITLWCSFQRSRRQVLIRDIFRKSKHDWHYTDLFSQPSYCCVCAQHILQGAFCNCCGLRVSEGCLKKADQLFHCKEIMMRSNGGAHSSMPHHWIRGNVPLCSCCMMCKQQCGTQPKLCDYRCVWCQCTVHDECMVDCLKTEECTFGEFKDLIIPPYYLSTINQMRKDKRTNYENVIPYCGKHWMPIIILANTRSGNNMGETLLGEFKILLNPVQVFDLSNTTPAKALQLCTLLPCNAVRVLVCGGDGTVGWVLDAIDEMKIKGQERYIPQVAILPLGTGNDLSNTLGWGAGYAGEVPVEQILRNVMEADGIKLDRWKVQVTNKGYYNLRKPKVFTMNNYFSIGPDALMALNFHSHREKTPSLFSSRIINKAVYFFYGTKDCLVQECKDLNKKVELELDGERIKLPSLEGIIVLNIGYWGGGCRLWEGMGDEPYPLARHDDGLLEVVGVHGSFHCAQIQVKLANPVRLGQAHTVRLILKSSKMPMQVDGEPWAQGPCTVTITHKTHALMLYHSGEQTDDEASSMSEQDHLREQTDEDV; from the exons ATGGAAGGGACGGGGAGCAGAAGCGACAACCCCTCCTCAGTCGTCGCGGACTGGAGTTTGGTGTTTTGGACCCTGTGCGCTGTGATCCTGCCCGTGCTCATCACCCTGTGGTGCAGCTTTCAGCGGTCCCGGCGGCAGGTGTTGATCCGAGACATCTTTCGCAAGAGCAAGCACGACTGGCACTACACAGACCTCTTCAGCCAGCCCTCCTACTGCTGCGTGTGCGCCCAGCACATCCTTCAGGGCGCCTTCTGCAACTGCTGCGGCCTGCGTGTCAGCGAGGGATGCCTCAAGAAGGCCGACCAGCTCTTTCACTGCAAGGAGATCATGATGAGGAGCAACGGTGGAGCCCACAGCTCGATGCCGCACCACTGGATCAGAGGCAACGTCCCACTCTGCAGCTGCTGTATGATGTGCAAACAACAGTGCGGCACGCAGCCCAAGCTCTGCGACTACAG GTGTGTGTGGTGTCAGTGCACTGTACATGATGAATGCATGGTGGATTGTTTGAAGACTGAGGAGTGTACATTTGGAGAATTCAAAGACTTAATTATTCCACCGTACTATTTGTCTACAATCAACCAGATGCGCAAAGACAAAAGAACCAATTATGAAAAT GTAATACCTTACTGCGGAAAACACTGGATGCCAATAATCATCCTGGCTAACACTCGTAGTGGAAACAACATGGGTGAAACTTTACTGGGAGAATTTAAAATTCTGCTGAACCCTGTTCAG gTGTTTGATCTCAGCAACACCACACCTGCTAAAGCACTCCAGCTCTGTACCTTGCTGCCTTGCAACGCCGTCAGGGTTCTCGTCTGCGGTGGGGATGGCACAGTTGGCTGGGTCCTGGATGCAATCGATGAAATGAAGATAAAG GGGCAAGAACGTTATATTCCACAAGTCGCAATTTTACCTCTGGGAACAGGTAACGACCTGTCTAATACACTGGGCTGGGGTGCCGGTTACGCTGGAGAAGTCCCTGTAGAACAAATCTTACGAAATGTCATGGAGGCAGATGGAATCAAACTAGACAG GTGGAAGGTACAAGTAACAAACAAAGGATACTACAACCTAAGGAAACCAAAG GTGTTCACAATGAACAACTACTTTTCTATAGGACCTGATGCTCTCATGGCTTTAAATTTTCATTCTCATCGTGAGAAGACTCCCTCTCTGTTTTCCAGCAGAATTATTAATAAG gctgtttattttttttatggaaCCAAAGACTGCCTAGTACAAGAATGTAAAGACCTTAACAAAAAGGTTGAG CTAGAGTTGGATGGCGAGAGAATCAAGTTGCCCAGTTTGGAAGGCATCATTGTCCTGAATATTGGATACTGGGGAGGTGGCTGTAGGCTCTGGGAAGGAATGGGTGACGAACCTTATCCCTTGGCAAG ACATGATGATGGGCTTCTGGAGGTTGTTGGCGTTCATGGTTCTTTCCACTGCGCACAGATACAGGTGAAACTGGCAAATCCTGTTCGCCTGGGGCAGGCTCACACGGTCAGG CTGATCTTGAAGAGTTCCAAGATGCCGATGCAGGTGGATGGAGAGCCGTGGGCTCAGGGGCCCTGCACCGTTACCATCACTCATAAGACACACGCACTGATGTTGTATCACTCGGGTGAACAAACAGATGACGAAGCTTCCAGCATGTCTGAGCAAGACCATTTGAGAGAACAGACGGATGAAGATGTATAG
- the C18H17orf67 gene encoding uncharacterized protein C17orf67 homolog — translation MKKLLVFVSGLVLMTTLTDASPILTEKDAKQMLRTRREDRPRKAGFPDEPMREYMLHLQRLEQRSEEQFLEHWLNPHCLPHCNRDLVHPV, via the exons ATGAAGAAGTTACTTGTGTTTGTGTCCGGTTTGGTCCTGATGACCACTCTTACAG ACGCTTCACCAATTTTGACTGAAAAAGATGCCAAACAGATGCTGAGAACTCGTCGTGAAGACAGACCGAGAAAAGCTGGTTTCCCTGATGAGCCAATGAGG GAGTATATGCTTCACCTCCAGCGCTTGGAGCAGAGATCAGAAGAACAATTCCTTGAGCACTGGTTGAATCCACATTGCTTGCCACACTGCAACAGGGATCTCGTGCATCCAGTCTAA
- the TRIM25 gene encoding E3 ubiquitin/ISG15 ligase TRIM25: MAALTRELSEPGLAGLEEELTCSICLCLFSSPVTIPCGHNFCASCLELTWAGLPGNFSCPQCRATFAGRPQLQKNTVLCRVVEQLQGSAGAEAEAKAEAEEQAVGYEEDKSPILCDSCQQAPAVQTCLTCTASFCPEHLRPHRDSPAFRDHQLCLPLRDLQQRKCPRHNKLFEFFCSQHGSCICSLCLLGHKLCHTSPLQMAKANVESALKKKLVELHNQSEKTARAMNLVKMKQNQVAEAASRKTELIRTEFSEIKALIEERESQTLKVIADEEKRVSNKFDYIYGVLTSKKNEIQSLRDQIEMALTEGDDILFLKRGTSLQRTSTKDAYVPAIEMDQNLIHSAYQSAINLKDVVKLSVAQCREARTEAKLTPEKTRPCPAPSPSRAAVQKKPPAPQHTHREKPLHQTQAASQTEADTKKKKKPDKVAPAPAAPAPAAPIPAAPAAATAVATKELLDSFLKKSREELLQYAANITLDYNTANNKVILSERYTKMSVSDAPLNYNHHPQRFTDYSQVLGFQCFRRGIHYWEVELQQNSFCGIGICYGSMDRQGPESRLGRNSRSWCIEWLNTKISSWHNDVEKCLPNTKATKIGVLLHCEGGFVIFMAVGEKHNLIYKFKTQFTEALYPAFWVFSSGAVLSLCEMK, from the exons ATGGCAGCGCTGACCCGGGAGCTGTCCgagccggggctggcggggctggagGAGGAACTGACCTGCTCCATCTGCCTCTGCCTGTTCAGCAGCCCCGTGACCATTCCCTGCGGGCACAACTTCTGCGCCTCCTGCCTGGAGCTCACCTGGGCCGGGCTGCCGGGGAACTTCAGCTGCCCGCAGTGCCGCGCCACCTTCGCGGGCCGCCCGCAGCTGCAGAAGAACACGGTGCTGTGCCGGGTGGTGGAGCAGCTCCAGGGCTCCGCCGGGGCAGAAGCTGAAGCCAAAGCCGAAGCCGAGGAGCAGGCGGTGGGATATGAGGAAGACAAGTCCCCCATCTTGTGTGACAGCTGCCAGCAGGCCCCAGCCGTGCAGACATGCCTGACTTGCACCGCATCCTTCTGCCCCGAGCACCTGCGGCCGCACCGGGACAGCCCGGCCTTCCGCGACcaccagctctgcctgcccctgCGTGACTTGCAGCAGCGCAAATGTCCACGGCACAACAAGCTCTTCGAGTTCTTCTGCAGCCAGCATGGCAGCTGCATCTGCTCCCTCTGCCTGCTGGGGCACAAACTGTGTCACACCAGCCCCCTGCAGATGGCCAAAGCCAACGTCGAG TCAGCGCTGAAGAAGAAACTGGTGGAGCTGCACAACCAGAGTGAGAAGACTGCTCGAGCGATGAACCTTgtgaaaatgaagcaaaaccaaGTTGCT GAGGCGGCTTCCAGAAAGACTGAGTTGATCAGAACTGAGTTTTCAGAAATTAAAGCTCTAATTGAAGAAAGAGAAAGCCAGACCTTAAAAGTAATCGCAGATGAAGAAAAAAGAGTTAGCAACAAGTTTGATTACATTTATGGCGTTCTGACAAGTAAGAAGAATGAAATTCAGTCTCTCAGAGATCAGATTGAGATGGCACTGACTGAAGGTGATGACATTCTGTTTTTGAAG AGAGGAACATCACTGCAACGAACATCAACAAAAGATGCTTATGTTCCCGCAATTGAAATGGACCAGAACTTGATACATTCCGCTTACCAGTCTGCCATTAACCTTAAAGATGTGGTGAAGCTTTCAGTGGCTCAGTGCAGGGAGGCAAGAACAGAAG CAAAACTAACACCTGAGAAAACTAGGCCCTGTCCAGCGCCTTCTCCAAGCAGAGCCGCTGTTCAGAAAAAGCCTCCAGCACCGC AACATACCCACAGAGAGAAACCCCTTCACCAGACTCAAGCCGCTTCACAGACAGAGGCAGATACCA agaagaaaaagaaacctgaCAAAGTGG caccagccccagcagcaccagccccagcagcaccaatcccagcagcaccagctgctgcaaCTGCCGTTGCAACTAAAGAGCTTCTTGACAGCTTTCTGAAGAAATCCAGAGAGGAGCTTCTGCAAT ATGCTGCTAACATCACGCTGGATTACAACACAGCTAATAACAAAGTGATACTGTCTGAGAGATATACCAAGATGTCTGTCTCAGACGCCCCCCTGAATTACAACCACCACCCTCAGCGCTTCACcgactattcccaagtgctgggGTTCCAGTGCTTCAGGAGAGGAATCCACTACTGGGAGGTGGAACTGCAACAGAACAGCTTCTGCGGCATCGGCATCTGCTACGGCAGCATGGACCGGCAGGGGCCCGAGAGccgtctgggcaggaacagccgtTCTTGGTGCATCGAGTGGCTTAACACCAAAATATCATCCTGGCACAACGATGTTGAGAAGTGCTTACCCAATACAAAGGCTACTAAGATTGGTGTGCTGCTCCACTGTGAGGGAGGCTTTGTGATTTTCATGGCTGTTGGGGAGAAGCATAACTTGATCTATAAATTCAAAACCCAGTTTACTGAAGCCTTGTACCCCGCCTTCTGGGTGTTTTCCAGTGGCGCTGTCCTCTCTCTCTGCGAAATGAAATAG